The Deltaproteobacteria bacterium DNA segment AGCCCGCGGGGTTGCACGAACGTTCCAAAACCTAGCTTTGTTTGAGCACTTGACCGTCTTGGAAAACCTGCAGCTGGGCCGTCATCATTTGATGAAAAATAAATGGTGGAATGACATTTTTTTTACGGGGCATACACGCCGCGAGGAAACACGACACAGATTAAGGGTAGAGGAAATTATCGATTTTCTCGATTTGGCCCGTTACCGTGCCATGCCCGCAGGCATCTTGCCCTATGGCGTTCTCAAGCGAGTCGAATTGGGGCGCGCCTTATGTATGGAGCCTAAATTACTCCTGCTTGATGAGCCAGCGGCTGGTCTCAACCAGGAGGCCACTGAGGATTTGGCCCGTTGCATTTTGGATATCAAAGAAGAGCTTGGTGTAACGCTTTTGTTAATCGAGCACGATATGCGCTTTGTCATGCAGTTGGCCGACTCCATCACGGTACTCGATTTTGGTAAGCAAATTACTCATGGCAAACCAGCGGAGGTTCAAAAACACCCCGATGTGATCGCAGCCTATACGGGTGTGGGCGGAGCTCACTGATGGAGAACCTACCACAAACCTTGCCTGCATGCTTGGAGCAATTTGCGACAGATCATCC contains these protein-coding regions:
- a CDS encoding ABC transporter ATP-binding protein; protein product: MSLLSIEGLRLSFAGVRALDGVSLKLEEGEVAAVIGPNGAGKTSLFNCISGLYQPQEGQILFAGENLRGLPPHTIAARGVARTFQNLALFEHLTVLENLQLGRHHLMKNKWWNDIFFTGHTRREETRHRLRVEEIIDFLDLARYRAMPAGILPYGVLKRVELGRALCMEPKLLLLDEPAAGLNQEATEDLARCILDIKEELGVTLLLIEHDMRFVMQLADSITVLDFGKQITHGKPAEVQKHPDVIAAYTGVGGAH